Proteins co-encoded in one Longimicrobium sp. genomic window:
- a CDS encoding peptidoglycan-binding protein, with protein sequence MENRLIWLPKVLLDAGLKVSLTKGWEDRGVPGKEMGKVVGVMCHHTGTASNENMPTLELLKKGRSDLSGPLAQLGLGRDGTYYVVAAGFCNHAGPGEWKGTKTGNRSFIGIEAENRGTHLDFPWPKVQMDAYVRGVAAILKHIGTGADFCVAHREWALPAGRKADPVFSMTEFRAAVAKAMTAEPPPLIPAQEPHPGGRPTLRRGMTHPLVKVVQQRLGVSPAGVFGPQTEAAVRRFQREQKMVPDGIVGPQSWAALDALGAPPAPTPAPLHLASAPPAPPPQGSGDMPLEEAIAILREITGVGAGWGGDTTLAVQRALGAVYLLNPLDDVDGAAGPRTHAAWQIFRSAAGLPSNAAIDMTGARRLADAAQAPEGFMGKLAVDIPPEYEFRRGERAANRSRSVDAIAQVAAAQKLSRPQLAYVLATAEHESDRFATLEEYASGAAYEGRSDLGNTKPGDGRLFKGRGYVQLTGRNNYRQYAKRSGIHLELLPPVLMNWPALSAWVLVDGMTRGAYTGARLDRFVNANQRDFRNARRVVNGLDKADKIAAQAEAWLKDLP encoded by the coding sequence ATGGAAAACCGACTGATCTGGCTGCCCAAGGTGCTGCTCGACGCCGGGCTCAAGGTGTCGCTGACCAAGGGGTGGGAAGACCGCGGGGTGCCGGGCAAGGAGATGGGCAAGGTGGTCGGCGTGATGTGCCACCACACCGGCACCGCGTCCAACGAGAACATGCCCACGCTGGAGCTGCTGAAGAAGGGACGGAGCGACCTCTCCGGCCCGCTGGCGCAGCTCGGGTTGGGGCGCGACGGCACCTACTACGTGGTCGCCGCCGGCTTCTGCAACCACGCGGGGCCGGGGGAGTGGAAGGGGACGAAGACGGGGAACCGCAGCTTCATCGGGATCGAAGCGGAGAACCGCGGCACGCACCTGGACTTTCCGTGGCCCAAGGTGCAGATGGACGCATACGTGCGCGGCGTGGCGGCGATCCTGAAGCACATCGGCACCGGGGCGGACTTCTGCGTGGCGCACCGCGAGTGGGCGCTCCCCGCGGGACGCAAAGCCGACCCCGTCTTCAGCATGACGGAGTTCCGAGCCGCGGTCGCCAAGGCGATGACCGCGGAACCGCCGCCGCTGATCCCGGCGCAGGAGCCCCACCCGGGCGGGCGACCCACGCTGCGCCGGGGAATGACGCACCCGCTGGTCAAAGTCGTCCAGCAGCGGCTCGGCGTGTCGCCGGCCGGGGTCTTCGGGCCGCAGACGGAGGCGGCGGTCCGCCGCTTCCAGCGCGAGCAGAAGATGGTGCCGGACGGCATCGTCGGTCCGCAGAGCTGGGCCGCGCTCGATGCCCTCGGCGCGCCGCCCGCACCGACGCCCGCGCCACTGCACCTCGCGAGCGCGCCCCCCGCGCCTCCTCCGCAGGGCTCCGGCGACATGCCGCTGGAGGAAGCCATCGCGATCCTGCGCGAGATCACCGGAGTGGGCGCGGGGTGGGGCGGCGACACGACCCTGGCGGTGCAGCGCGCGCTGGGCGCCGTGTACCTCCTCAACCCGCTCGACGACGTGGACGGCGCCGCGGGCCCGCGCACGCACGCCGCCTGGCAGATCTTTCGGAGCGCCGCGGGCCTCCCCTCCAACGCCGCCATCGACATGACGGGCGCGCGCCGCCTGGCCGATGCCGCGCAGGCGCCGGAAGGGTTCATGGGCAAGCTCGCCGTGGACATCCCGCCCGAGTACGAGTTCCGCCGCGGCGAGCGCGCCGCCAACCGGTCGCGCAGCGTGGACGCCATCGCCCAGGTCGCCGCGGCGCAGAAGCTCTCCAGGCCGCAGCTGGCGTACGTGCTCGCCACGGCCGAGCACGAGTCCGACCGCTTCGCCACGCTGGAGGAGTACGCCAGCGGCGCGGCGTACGAGGGGCGCTCGGACCTGGGGAACACGAAGCCCGGCGACGGGCGGCTGTTCAAGGGCCGGGGCTACGTGCAGCTCACCGGGCGCAACAACTACCGTCAGTACGCGAAGCGGTCCGGCATCCACCTGGAGCTGCTTCCGCCGGTGCTCATGAACTGGCCCGCGCTCTCGGCGTGGGTGCTGGTGGACGGGATGACGCGAGGTGCGTACACAGGGGCGCGGCT
- the otsB gene encoding trehalose-phosphatase, with amino-acid sequence MLPHALERVPVWAGGWKEHGRLVLLLDFDGTLAPIVERPELAAMPAATRAALDRLRAMPGVEAAVVSGRGLADVRQRAGIPGIAYAGNHGMEIEGAGLHRMHPEAVAARPALEAAARRIEPELARTPGAFLEDKGMTLSIHFRQSPADRHDDVRLAVERGAGAGLRVTSGKMVLEVRPRVAWDKGKAVLFLLDQMRPPPGAPVLYLGDDRTDEDAFRALAGLGGAHEGVLIGDPRGETAARSYLREPEEVGALFGALAGAA; translated from the coding sequence ATGCTGCCTCACGCGCTGGAGCGGGTCCCGGTCTGGGCCGGTGGATGGAAGGAGCACGGGCGCCTGGTGCTCCTCCTGGACTTCGACGGCACGCTGGCGCCCATCGTGGAGCGCCCCGAGCTCGCCGCCATGCCCGCCGCGACCCGCGCCGCGCTCGACCGGCTGAGGGCGATGCCCGGAGTGGAGGCCGCCGTCGTCAGCGGGCGCGGCCTGGCCGACGTGCGCCAGCGCGCGGGGATCCCCGGGATCGCGTACGCGGGCAACCACGGGATGGAGATCGAGGGCGCCGGCCTGCACCGCATGCACCCCGAGGCCGTCGCCGCGCGCCCGGCGCTCGAAGCCGCGGCCCGTCGCATCGAGCCCGAGCTGGCGCGCACCCCCGGCGCCTTCCTCGAAGACAAGGGGATGACGCTGAGCATCCACTTCCGCCAATCCCCCGCCGACCGCCACGACGACGTGCGCTTGGCCGTGGAGCGCGGCGCGGGCGCCGGGCTCCGGGTGACTTCCGGCAAGATGGTGCTGGAGGTGCGGCCGCGGGTGGCGTGGGACAAGGGGAAGGCTGTGCTCTTCCTCCTGGACCAGATGCGCCCTCCGCCCGGCGCCCCCGTTCTCTACCTGGGCGACGACCGTACGGACGAGGATGCCTTCCGCGCCCTGGCAGGTCTGGGCGGCGCGCACGAGGGCGTGCTGATCGGCGATCCCCGCGGCGAAACGGCGGCTCGGTCGTACCTGCGCGAGCCGGAGGAGGTGGGGGCGTTGTTCGGGGCGCTGGCGGGGGCGGCGTGA
- the hisZ gene encoding ATP phosphoribosyltransferase regulatory subunit yields the protein MPNTRISHVPPGSQDLLAGDVRRRRRVQRTWFALAEEGGYQEVIPPTFEFEEVFTRSAGPELASRLIRFVDRDGSLVALRADFTSAIARVVSTRLASAPMPLRLCYAGKVYRQQAEGMGRRRETFQLGAELIGDPSPAADVEVLRLALRTLWALDIRDFQVNLGDIRFVRPLLAGLSPDAADALRTAVDRKDRAALAAGAREIGAPAAVARALIELPELIGRSDVLLRARSLASGPDAEAAIERLRAVDALLTDEEREHVVYDLGEIRGLGYYTGIQFEVFVAGVGRAIGFGGRYDGLLALYGADRPAVGFALETDELADLLAEEG from the coding sequence ATGCCGAACACACGTATTTCGCACGTGCCGCCGGGGTCGCAGGACCTGCTCGCGGGGGACGTGCGCCGCCGCCGGCGCGTGCAGCGCACCTGGTTCGCGCTGGCCGAGGAGGGAGGCTACCAGGAGGTCATCCCCCCGACCTTTGAGTTCGAGGAGGTCTTCACGCGCAGCGCGGGGCCGGAGCTGGCCTCGCGCCTGATCCGCTTCGTGGACCGCGACGGGAGCCTCGTGGCCCTGCGCGCCGACTTCACCTCGGCGATCGCGCGGGTCGTCTCCACGCGACTGGCGTCCGCGCCGATGCCGTTGCGGCTGTGCTACGCGGGCAAGGTGTACCGCCAGCAGGCGGAGGGGATGGGGCGGCGCCGCGAAACCTTCCAGCTCGGCGCCGAGCTGATCGGCGACCCGTCGCCCGCGGCGGACGTGGAGGTGCTGCGGCTGGCGCTGCGCACGCTGTGGGCGCTGGACATCCGCGACTTCCAGGTGAACCTGGGCGACATTCGCTTCGTGCGCCCCCTGCTGGCCGGCCTCTCCCCCGACGCGGCCGATGCGCTGCGCACGGCGGTGGATCGCAAGGACCGCGCGGCGCTCGCGGCTGGCGCCCGAGAGATCGGTGCGCCGGCGGCCGTGGCGCGTGCCCTGATCGAGCTTCCGGAGCTGATCGGGCGGAGCGACGTCCTCCTGCGCGCGCGCTCGCTGGCGAGCGGCCCGGACGCCGAAGCCGCTATCGAAAGGCTTCGCGCCGTCGATGCGCTGCTGACCGACGAGGAGCGCGAGCACGTCGTGTACGACCTGGGCGAGATTCGCGGGCTGGGCTACTACACGGGGATCCAGTTCGAGGTGTTCGTTGCGGGCGTGGGGCGCGCGATCGGGTTCGGGGGGCGCTACGACGGGCTGCTCGCCCTCTACGGCGCCGACCGTCCGGCTGTCGGATTCGCGCTGGAGACGGACGAGCTGGCGGACCTGCTGGCGGAGGAAGGATGA
- a CDS encoding 3-hydroxybutyryl-CoA dehydrogenase, producing the protein MAEIKRVGVLGCGLMGSGIAQVCAAAGYETIVREVSDEVCERGIGGISKQLGKSVDKGKLAAEDRDAIVGRLRGTTKLEDLAECDIIIEAVVEDLELKNQMWKTLDEVCGPETIFASNTSSLTIADMAAATKRPERMVGLHFFNPVPVMKLVEVVKTIATDAAVFQTAFDFAASLGKEPIVCKDNSGFVVNLLLVPYMMDAIRALEQGVATIEDIDKGMKLGTGYPMGPFILSDFVGLDTLDKIGDIMYKEYKEKRYASPPLLKRMISLGYFGRKTGKGFYDYSGTEPVAMKLV; encoded by the coding sequence ATGGCCGAGATCAAGCGCGTGGGGGTTCTGGGGTGCGGGCTGATGGGGAGCGGGATCGCACAGGTGTGCGCCGCGGCCGGGTACGAGACGATCGTCCGCGAAGTGTCCGACGAGGTGTGCGAGCGTGGGATCGGCGGCATCTCGAAGCAGCTCGGGAAGTCGGTCGACAAGGGGAAGCTGGCCGCCGAGGACCGCGACGCCATCGTCGGGCGGCTGCGCGGCACCACGAAGCTGGAGGACCTCGCGGAGTGCGACATCATCATCGAGGCCGTGGTGGAGGACCTCGAGCTCAAGAACCAGATGTGGAAGACGCTGGACGAGGTGTGCGGCCCGGAGACGATCTTCGCCTCCAACACCTCCTCGCTCACCATCGCGGACATGGCCGCCGCCACCAAGCGTCCGGAGCGCATGGTGGGGCTGCACTTCTTCAACCCCGTCCCCGTGATGAAGCTGGTGGAGGTGGTGAAGACCATCGCCACCGACGCGGCCGTGTTCCAGACCGCCTTCGACTTCGCGGCGTCGCTGGGGAAGGAGCCCATCGTCTGCAAGGACAACTCGGGGTTCGTCGTCAACCTCCTGCTGGTGCCGTACATGATGGACGCCATCCGCGCGCTGGAGCAGGGCGTGGCGACCATCGAGGACATCGACAAGGGGATGAAGCTGGGCACCGGCTACCCGATGGGCCCCTTCATCCTCTCCGACTTCGTGGGCCTCGACACGCTCGACAAGATCGGCGACATCATGTACAAGGAGTACAAGGAGAAGCGTTACGCCTCTCCCCCGCTCCTCAAGCGCATGATCTCGCTCGGCTACTTCGGGCGCAAGACGGGGAAGGGCTTCTACGACTACAGCGGCACCGAGCCGGTGGCGATGAAGCTGGTCTGA
- a CDS encoding HNH endonuclease signature motif containing protein: MTFAMESLRERIFARDGYRCVYCGGVFPAEELSLDHVQPRMRGGDNSEGNLVTACKPDNTRKGAMPAWAFLADLPEERANFLRYAVHVWPRHLRAIKQAAR; this comes from the coding sequence GTGACCTTTGCGATGGAGTCGCTGCGCGAGCGGATCTTTGCGCGCGACGGGTACCGCTGCGTGTACTGCGGCGGCGTCTTCCCCGCCGAGGAGCTGTCGCTGGACCACGTGCAGCCCCGCATGCGCGGCGGCGACAACTCCGAGGGGAACCTGGTGACCGCCTGCAAGCCGGACAACACCCGCAAGGGCGCCATGCCCGCGTGGGCCTTTCTGGCCGACCTTCCGGAGGAGCGCGCCAACTTCCTGCGCTACGCCGTGCACGTCTGGCCCCGCCACCTGCGCGCCATCAAACAGGCGGCGCGCTGA
- a CDS encoding acetyl-CoA C-acetyltransferase, whose product MATQGKDTEVVFLSAARTGMGTFGGSLKDFSATDLGVFAAKAALERGGVPAEEVGHVVFGNALQTSSDAIYLARHIGLRAGLTQDTPALTLNRLCGSGFQAIISGAMEIMLGEAEVALCGGTESMSQAPHVIRGARWGEQRLGPVGKLYEDSLWEALTDTFAGCSMAVTAENLADHYGITRAQVDEYAHRSQQLAKVACEQNRFDSEIVPITLKSRKGETEFRCDEHMRPETTMEMLGKLKPYFKEGGTVTAGNASGIGDGGAAVLIASEAYARRNGLQPIGRLVSWGIAGVDPKHMGIGPAPASRLALKRGDMSLDQMDLVEINEAFASQYCAVEKELGLDRERTNVSGGAIAMSHPLGMSGARITVHLLHELRRQGKRFGLGSACIGGGQGIAVVVEAFPAAAEAAIAAD is encoded by the coding sequence ATGGCAACCCAGGGCAAAGACACCGAAGTCGTGTTCCTTTCCGCCGCCCGCACCGGAATGGGGACGTTCGGCGGCTCTCTCAAAGACTTTTCCGCGACCGACCTCGGCGTCTTCGCCGCGAAGGCGGCGCTGGAGCGCGGCGGCGTACCGGCGGAGGAGGTGGGCCACGTCGTCTTCGGCAACGCGCTGCAGACCTCGTCGGACGCCATCTACCTCGCCCGCCACATCGGCCTGCGCGCCGGGCTGACGCAGGACACCCCCGCGCTTACGCTGAACCGCCTGTGCGGCTCGGGGTTCCAGGCCATCATCTCCGGCGCCATGGAGATCATGCTGGGCGAGGCCGAGGTCGCGCTGTGCGGCGGCACCGAGTCGATGAGCCAGGCGCCGCACGTCATCCGCGGCGCGCGGTGGGGCGAGCAGCGGCTGGGGCCGGTCGGCAAGCTGTACGAGGACTCGCTGTGGGAGGCGCTCACCGACACCTTTGCCGGCTGTTCGATGGCGGTGACGGCCGAGAACCTGGCCGACCACTACGGCATCACCCGCGCGCAGGTGGACGAGTACGCGCATCGCAGCCAACAGCTCGCCAAGGTGGCGTGCGAGCAGAACCGCTTCGACAGCGAGATCGTCCCCATCACGCTCAAGAGCCGCAAGGGCGAGACGGAGTTCCGCTGCGACGAGCACATGCGTCCCGAGACGACGATGGAGATGCTCGGCAAGCTGAAGCCGTACTTCAAGGAGGGCGGCACCGTCACCGCCGGCAACGCCTCCGGCATCGGCGACGGCGGCGCGGCGGTGCTGATCGCGTCTGAGGCCTACGCGCGCCGCAACGGCCTGCAGCCCATCGGCCGCCTGGTTTCGTGGGGGATCGCGGGCGTGGACCCCAAGCACATGGGGATCGGCCCGGCGCCGGCCTCGCGCCTCGCCCTCAAGCGCGGCGACATGAGCCTGGACCAGATGGACCTGGTGGAGATCAACGAGGCGTTCGCGTCGCAGTACTGCGCGGTCGAAAAGGAGCTGGGCCTGGACCGCGAACGCACCAACGTCTCGGGCGGCGCCATCGCCATGAGCCACCCGCTGGGGATGAGCGGCGCGCGGATCACCGTGCACCTCCTCCACGAGCTGCGCCGCCAGGGGAAGCGCTTCGGCCTGGGGAGCGCCTGCATCGGCGGCGGCCAGGGGATCGCGGTGGTGGTGGAGGCGTTTCCGGCCGCCGCGGAAGCGGCGATCGCGGCGGATTGA
- a CDS encoding DUF2085 domain-containing protein: MQGAALRAGQALATRLFVANPYLALWHCHRRCERSFFVRGRQFGVCARCTGLLVGGVLSPLAVPLGAGFLVPAACAATVLLGMDGGSQFAGWRVSSNPIRLLTGLAAGLMGPAAVLALIIS, translated from the coding sequence ATGCAGGGAGCCGCTCTGAGGGCCGGGCAGGCGCTCGCCACGCGCCTCTTCGTCGCCAACCCGTACCTCGCGCTCTGGCACTGCCATCGCCGCTGCGAGCGCTCGTTCTTTGTGCGCGGGCGCCAGTTCGGCGTCTGTGCGCGGTGCACGGGGCTGCTCGTCGGCGGCGTGCTGTCGCCGCTGGCGGTGCCGCTCGGGGCCGGGTTCCTAGTCCCCGCCGCGTGCGCCGCGACGGTGCTCTTGGGGATGGATGGAGGGAGTCAGTTCGCGGGCTGGCGCGTGTCGTCGAATCCGATTCGGTTGTTGACGGGCCTGGCGGCGGGGTTGATGGGGCCCGCGGCGGTGCTCGCCCTGATCATCTCCTGA
- the hisD gene encoding histidinol dehydrogenase, which yields MPAIRTLHVRPPFDELRALAAAASTDDPALRESVAAIVRDVATRGDDALLEYTARFDRLEVPDASALRVGADELAAAADAIDPELLASLRAAASNIRDFHEKQREHGFLDLHADGSVLGQRVAPLRRVGIYVPGGRAAYPSSVLMNAIPASVAGVDEIAMVSPAPGGEMLPVVLAAAHVAGVTEVLRIGGAQAVAALAYGTQTIGRVDKIVGPGNKWVAEAKRQVFGQVDIDMVAGPSEILVIADDTADPVHVAADLIGQAEHDPDAIAWLVTTSAALAERVPAELDRLLERNPRRDVAREALETNGAIIVAPDLAAAAAVADLRAPEHLELLVADPMALAGRIRNAGAIFLGAWSPEPMGDYFAGPNHVLPTGGTARFASPLGVYDFVKRTSLIGYSRERLHAHAAHVIRLAESEGLHGHAEAVRARLNHSA from the coding sequence ATGCCAGCGATCCGCACGCTCCACGTCCGCCCGCCGTTTGACGAACTGCGCGCCCTCGCCGCCGCCGCGTCCACGGACGACCCGGCGCTCCGCGAGTCCGTGGCCGCCATCGTCCGCGACGTCGCCACCCGCGGCGACGATGCACTGCTGGAGTACACCGCACGCTTCGACCGGCTGGAGGTGCCCGACGCCTCCGCGCTACGCGTGGGTGCGGACGAGCTCGCGGCGGCGGCGGATGCCATCGACCCGGAGCTGCTGGCCTCGTTGCGCGCCGCCGCATCCAACATCCGCGACTTCCACGAGAAGCAGCGCGAGCACGGTTTCCTGGATCTGCACGCGGATGGAAGCGTGCTGGGCCAGCGCGTTGCGCCGCTGCGCCGCGTGGGGATCTACGTCCCGGGCGGCCGCGCGGCGTATCCGTCGTCCGTGCTGATGAACGCCATCCCCGCCTCCGTGGCGGGGGTCGACGAGATCGCGATGGTCTCCCCCGCGCCCGGCGGCGAGATGCTCCCCGTGGTCCTCGCGGCGGCGCACGTCGCGGGCGTGACGGAGGTGCTGCGGATCGGCGGGGCGCAGGCGGTGGCGGCGCTGGCCTACGGCACGCAGACGATCGGCCGCGTCGACAAGATCGTCGGGCCCGGCAACAAATGGGTGGCGGAGGCGAAGCGCCAGGTCTTCGGCCAGGTGGACATCGACATGGTCGCGGGCCCCTCCGAGATCCTGGTGATCGCGGACGACACCGCCGACCCGGTGCACGTGGCCGCGGACCTGATTGGCCAGGCGGAGCACGACCCCGACGCCATCGCCTGGCTGGTGACGACCTCCGCCGCCCTCGCCGAGCGCGTCCCCGCCGAGCTGGACCGCCTCCTGGAGCGCAACCCGCGACGCGACGTGGCGCGAGAGGCCCTGGAGACGAACGGGGCCATCATCGTCGCCCCCGACCTCGCCGCCGCCGCGGCCGTCGCGGACCTGCGCGCTCCCGAGCACCTGGAGCTGCTGGTGGCGGATCCGATGGCGCTGGCGGGCCGCATCCGCAACGCCGGTGCGATCTTCCTCGGCGCCTGGTCGCCCGAGCCGATGGGCGACTACTTCGCCGGCCCCAACCACGTGCTCCCCACGGGCGGCACCGCGCGCTTTGCATCGCCGCTGGGGGTGTACGACTTCGTGAAGCGCACCTCCCTGATCGGCTACTCCCGCGAGCGCCTCCACGCCCACGCCGCCCACGTCATCCGCCTCGCCGAGTCCGAGGGGCTGCACGGGCATGCGGAGGCGGTGCGGGCAAGGCTGAATCACAGTGCGTAA
- the hisG gene encoding ATP phosphoribosyltransferase: MRPLRIALPKGRMMDEALTLFDVIGASVDESARASRRLILPSADGRFEFLPVKSGDVPTYVESGVADAGVVGLDVLGESDPDVLRPLDLRFGGCGLAVAGPADAVYPELPHGRTPRVATKYVESARRFFAARGMQVELIHISGSVEVAPLLGLSDWIVDLVQTGRTLAENGLVVFEEISRSTARLIVNRASHKLRLEEHQRLIADLAGALESTA; the protein is encoded by the coding sequence ATGAGGCCGCTGCGCATCGCCCTCCCCAAGGGGCGGATGATGGACGAGGCGCTGACGCTGTTCGACGTGATCGGCGCATCGGTGGACGAGTCGGCGCGGGCGTCGCGGCGGCTGATCCTGCCATCGGCGGACGGAAGATTCGAGTTCCTTCCCGTGAAGAGCGGCGACGTGCCGACGTACGTGGAGTCCGGAGTGGCGGACGCGGGCGTGGTGGGGCTGGACGTGCTGGGCGAGAGCGACCCGGACGTGCTGCGTCCGCTGGACCTGCGATTCGGCGGATGCGGTCTCGCGGTGGCCGGTCCCGCCGACGCCGTCTACCCGGAGCTTCCGCACGGGCGCACGCCGCGCGTGGCGACCAAGTACGTGGAGAGCGCGCGCCGCTTCTTCGCCGCGCGGGGGATGCAGGTGGAGCTGATCCACATCTCCGGCTCGGTAGAGGTCGCGCCGCTGCTGGGCCTCTCCGACTGGATCGTGGACCTGGTGCAGACCGGGCGCACGCTGGCCGAGAACGGGCTGGTGGTGTTCGAGGAGATCAGCCGCTCCACGGCGCGGTTGATCGTCAACCGCGCGAGCCACAAGCTGCGCCTGGAAGAGCACCAGCGCCTGATCGCCGACCTGGCGGGCGCGCTGGAATCCACCGCCTGA
- a CDS encoding quinone-dependent dihydroorotate dehydrogenase — protein sequence MIYDLLRPLLFKLPAERAHHVGVTALHGALATAAARDAARAMYAVRDPRLEVERFGIRFPNPVGLAAGFDKSAESFNALGALGFGHVEVGTVTALAQPGNAQPRLFRLPEDEALLNRMGFNNPGADAVSARLTRTRAEPVLGINIGKSKAAALEDATADYLRSFDLLEPFARYVAVNVSSPNTPGLRTLQDAGPLRELLRALRNRGEERARARGATARPILLKIAPDLTDPQVDEVAGIALEEGIAGIIATNTTVSRDGLRTPAAGVEALGAGGVSGTPVRARARSVVARIYHGTGGRLPIVGVGGIFDAVDAWKMILAGASLVQVWTGFIYRGPGIARDINRGLSSYLERDGLRSIDEAVGLAHR from the coding sequence ATGATCTACGACCTCCTGCGGCCGCTCCTCTTCAAGCTGCCGGCCGAGCGGGCGCACCACGTGGGCGTCACGGCACTGCACGGGGCGCTCGCCACGGCGGCCGCGCGCGATGCGGCGCGGGCGATGTACGCCGTGCGCGACCCGCGGCTGGAGGTGGAGCGCTTCGGCATCCGCTTCCCCAACCCGGTGGGGCTGGCGGCGGGGTTCGACAAGTCCGCGGAGTCGTTCAACGCGTTGGGAGCATTAGGGTTTGGGCACGTGGAGGTGGGGACGGTCACGGCGCTGGCGCAGCCCGGGAACGCGCAGCCGCGCCTCTTCCGCCTCCCCGAGGACGAGGCGCTGCTCAACCGGATGGGCTTCAACAACCCCGGCGCCGATGCGGTGTCCGCCCGTCTCACGCGCACCCGCGCGGAGCCGGTGCTGGGCATCAACATCGGCAAGAGCAAGGCGGCGGCTCTGGAGGACGCCACGGCGGACTACCTGCGCAGCTTCGACCTGCTGGAGCCGTTCGCGCGCTACGTCGCAGTCAACGTCAGCTCGCCGAACACGCCCGGCCTGCGCACGCTCCAGGATGCGGGTCCGCTGCGCGAGCTCCTGCGCGCCCTGCGCAACCGCGGCGAGGAGCGCGCCCGTGCCCGAGGCGCCACCGCGCGTCCCATCCTTCTCAAGATCGCCCCCGACCTCACCGATCCGCAGGTGGACGAGGTCGCCGGCATCGCGCTGGAGGAGGGGATCGCGGGGATCATCGCCACCAACACCACCGTGTCGCGCGACGGGCTGCGCACCCCCGCGGCGGGCGTGGAGGCGCTGGGCGCGGGAGGCGTGAGCGGCACCCCAGTGAGGGCGCGGGCGCGCTCGGTGGTGGCGCGCATCTACCACGGGACGGGAGGGCGGCTCCCCATCGTCGGTGTGGGCGGGATCTTCGACGCGGTGGATGCTTGGAAGATGATCCTGGCGGGCGCGTCGCTGGTGCAGGTGTGGACCGGGTTCATCTACCGCGGGCCGGGAATCGCGCGCGACATCAACCGCGGGCTCTCGTCGTACCTGGAGCGCGACGGCCTCCGCTCGATCGACGAGGCCGTGGGCCTCGCGCACCGCTGA
- the hisIE gene encoding bifunctional phosphoribosyl-AMP cyclohydrolase/phosphoribosyl-ATP diphosphatase HisIE, with protein sequence MTWTEGLNFDERGLVPVIAQDAATGEVLMLAWANADALRLTAETGRAHYWSRSRASLWIKGETSGNTQEVVDVRIDCDADAILYRVRQSGPACHTGERSCFHRFADGSNLAPASDPRPVLARVRDIVARRHEERPRDSYTTYLFDAGTDKILKKVGEEATETIIAAKNGDPAELASETADLLFHLLVLWQAQGLPFDAVYAELDRRFGAAPRAGSTAPAPRRASDGT encoded by the coding sequence ATGACCTGGACAGAGGGCCTGAACTTCGACGAGCGGGGGCTGGTGCCCGTCATCGCCCAGGACGCGGCGACGGGCGAAGTGCTGATGCTGGCCTGGGCCAACGCCGATGCGCTGCGCCTGACCGCCGAAACCGGCCGCGCCCACTACTGGAGCCGTTCGCGCGCCTCTCTGTGGATCAAGGGCGAGACGAGCGGCAACACGCAGGAGGTGGTGGACGTCCGTATCGACTGCGACGCCGACGCCATCCTCTACCGCGTGCGCCAGAGCGGCCCCGCCTGCCACACCGGCGAACGGAGCTGCTTCCACCGCTTCGCCGACGGCTCCAACCTCGCCCCCGCTTCCGACCCGCGCCCGGTGCTCGCGCGCGTGCGGGACATCGTCGCGCGCCGCCACGAGGAGCGCCCGCGGGACTCGTACACCACGTACCTGTTCGATGCCGGCACGGACAAGATCCTCAAGAAAGTCGGCGAAGAGGCCACCGAGACCATCATCGCCGCCAAGAACGGCGACCCCGCCGAGCTCGCCAGCGAGACCGCCGACCTGCTCTTCCACCTCCTGGTCCTCTGGCAGGCGCAGGGCCTCCCCTTCGACGCCGTCTACGCCGAGCTGGACCGCCGCTTCGGCGCCGCCCCCCGCGCCGGCTCCACCGCCCCCGCCCCCCGCCGCGCGTCGGACGGAACGTGA